One part of the Alistipes onderdonkii genome encodes these proteins:
- a CDS encoding nuclease, whose translation MKKRLIFTLLLAAFIVACFAQKPYKVMFYNLENFFDTINDPEVLDDEFTPEGPKQWNSAKYNRKLGNIERVLFDLAAADKVYPAVIGVSEVENRSVLEDIVAAPKLAPADYRIVHYDSPEARGVDVAFLYRPEVFKLEGSYPVKTVVPSLPNFKTRDILTMWGRIDDEPFFFMVAHWPSRLGGKDASEFKRIAVGEQMRRIADSVLKADPATRIVAMGDFNDDPTDPSMAEGLGARTRMKELEPGDFYNPFGDMLRAGIGTLAYGDAWNLFDNIVVSGNMVSGDDGMQLRKAPGSKYYGNIFRRHYMVQREGQYKGYPLRTYVGNNFQGGYSDHFPVYIYFAK comes from the coding sequence ATGAAAAAACGATTGATATTCACCCTGTTGCTGGCGGCATTCATTGTGGCGTGCTTCGCGCAGAAGCCCTACAAGGTGATGTTCTACAACCTGGAGAATTTCTTCGATACGATCAACGACCCCGAGGTGCTCGACGACGAGTTCACCCCCGAAGGGCCCAAACAGTGGAACTCGGCCAAGTACAACCGCAAGCTGGGCAACATCGAACGGGTATTGTTCGACCTTGCGGCTGCCGACAAGGTCTATCCTGCCGTGATCGGCGTGTCGGAGGTCGAAAACCGCTCCGTGCTCGAGGATATCGTGGCGGCGCCCAAACTGGCGCCAGCCGATTATCGTATCGTGCACTACGATTCGCCCGAGGCGCGCGGCGTCGACGTGGCTTTTCTCTACCGCCCCGAAGTCTTCAAACTGGAGGGCAGCTATCCGGTGAAAACCGTCGTGCCGTCGCTCCCTAATTTCAAGACCCGCGACATCCTGACGATGTGGGGAAGGATCGACGACGAACCCTTCTTCTTCATGGTGGCGCACTGGCCTTCGCGGCTGGGCGGCAAGGACGCTTCGGAATTCAAACGCATCGCCGTCGGGGAGCAGATGCGCCGGATCGCCGATTCGGTGCTGAAAGCCGACCCCGCGACCCGGATCGTTGCCATGGGCGACTTCAACGACGACCCGACGGATCCGAGCATGGCCGAAGGCCTGGGTGCCCGAACGCGCATGAAGGAGCTCGAACCCGGCGATTTCTACAATCCCTTCGGGGACATGCTGCGTGCGGGGATCGGTACGCTCGCCTACGGCGACGCCTGGAACCTCTTCGACAACATCGTGGTCTCGGGGAACATGGTCTCGGGTGACGACGGTATGCAACTGCGCAAGGCTCCCGGTTCGAAGTACTACGGCAACATCTTCCGCAGGCATTACATGGTGCAGCGGGAGGGGCAGTACAAAGGTTATCCGCTGCGTACCTATGTGGGAAACAACTTCCAGGGCGGTTACAGCGACCACTTCCCGGTGTATATCTATTTTGCCAAATAA
- a CDS encoding DUF5689 domain-containing protein, whose amino-acid sequence MDKLFKLLLAAAAALFFTGCYSDYLNPGPARVYTRADFEAKGLEYISVGELKARFRAENAGMNDGTVASWTVDEPLFTSGKVISTDRFGNVYKSVYLYDEASESAIELKLNTGNYLFHPVGQIVYVDLEGLVLGNYRGMVSIGTTSYNASYSNDNIESKIMQDEHIFSGEQQPMLKSDTLVVTRDNYLTVLSDDDLGRLVRFEGVESRFGTAPWGYKNTFPNYFANSISYDVNSPGWEDIDQWATWATMRKLPGTNADAFFYGSAWFTYDAQAAGTGTNAAPGNYVVRTSGYSQFRDNKIPVSGSVVDLTAIYTKFTNGSGNYATYQLTLNTDKDVVVK is encoded by the coding sequence ATGGATAAATTATTCAAATTGTTACTGGCGGCTGCCGCAGCCCTGTTTTTCACAGGCTGTTACAGCGATTACCTGAATCCGGGGCCGGCCAGGGTCTATACCCGCGCCGATTTCGAGGCGAAGGGACTGGAATACATTTCCGTCGGGGAGCTGAAGGCGCGCTTCCGGGCTGAGAATGCGGGTATGAACGACGGTACCGTGGCGTCGTGGACGGTCGATGAGCCGCTGTTCACCTCGGGCAAGGTCATTTCGACCGACCGCTTCGGCAATGTCTACAAGTCGGTATACCTCTACGACGAGGCCTCCGAGTCGGCCATCGAGCTCAAGCTCAACACGGGCAACTACCTGTTCCATCCCGTCGGGCAGATCGTCTACGTCGACCTCGAAGGGCTCGTGCTGGGGAACTACCGCGGCATGGTCAGCATCGGTACGACCTCCTACAATGCGAGCTATTCGAACGACAATATCGAGAGCAAGATCATGCAGGACGAGCACATCTTTTCGGGCGAACAGCAGCCGATGCTGAAGTCAGATACGCTGGTCGTCACGCGCGACAACTACCTGACTGTGCTGTCGGACGACGACCTCGGGCGCCTGGTTCGTTTCGAAGGGGTCGAGAGCCGCTTCGGTACGGCGCCGTGGGGCTATAAGAACACCTTTCCCAATTATTTCGCCAATTCCATCTCCTACGACGTGAATTCCCCCGGGTGGGAGGATATCGACCAATGGGCTACCTGGGCGACCATGCGTAAGCTCCCCGGTACGAATGCCGACGCGTTTTTCTACGGCTCGGCCTGGTTCACCTACGACGCGCAGGCTGCCGGTACGGGCACCAATGCCGCCCCGGGCAACTATGTGGTGCGCACGAGCGGTTACAGCCAGTTCCGCGACAACAAAATCCCCGTATCCGGTTCGGTCGTTGACCTGACGGCCATCTATACCAAGTTTACCAACGGCTCGGGCAATTATGCGACCTACCAATTGACGCTCAACACCGACAAGGACGTGGTGGTGAAATGA
- a CDS encoding carboxypeptidase regulatory-like domain-containing protein: MKVKILLILVLSVTTLTAFAQDGGVRGRVVSRAGRVALDGVKVTMTPGDVIVMSDERGNFLIENVPAGEYSLQFETPEFEPLAIAVRVGSQVRDINAVVLVPDVPRQMIDDAVFAEFDMETVDDAQALPTSLSASKDIFNNIASYKFSEMRFNVRGYDSQYQDVYMNGIRLNDALTGYTPWSLWSGLNDATRNQEVTSGIVASDVGLGGIGGTTNIITSPSQMRKGLRASLVNGNSMYRFRAMVTYASGYQDNGWSYAFSVSTRQGGNSYVDGVYYNAFGYFAAVEKQFGQRHRLALTLLGAPTERGAQQAATQEAYDLVGNNYYNPNWGWQDGKKRNARVRNNHEPIVMLNYTFDISDRSKLELATALRFGRNGYSALTWQNGPDPRPDYYRYLPSYFALDKNYVGAAWQQVYWQANYQNIRHFDWEQMYQTNYNQNDPLDEQIYGPGRRSNYMVEERHTDQLDWNLVASFSHIFRDDSRINGGLSLRRNRTEYYSQVKDLLGGDYWADIDKFAERDFGSNTQAYQNNLDYYNKYGHAHAAKVGDKYSYDYYAHVLSTRAWASYGFNVGGLGITVGGEVGYAKLWREGLWRKGLFPDNSKGDSRKLDYLTYKAKGNFSYRFSAAHAVEANVVYMQEAPEFQSSFVSPRTRNTTTPGLSAERVLGVDASYNLRYGDFKARISGYYTRIYDQSKVISYYDDVAATFTNFAMSGIDKVHFGLEAAVSIPIYHTLALNGAVSWGQYTYDSNPYYLQTQDNSGDIVSDGYVYWKDFRVESTPQTAVNVGLSWRSNNNIYLSADFNYYNNMYLSMSPIYRTDAVITGGMAPGDIEHLRRQEKFDSAYTLNASIGKNWYIHRKYTLGFSLDVKNILNNQDIKTGGYEQTRLSKNTETTVTTYQAFDSKYFYMFGTTYYLNLYFRF; the protein is encoded by the coding sequence ATGAAAGTCAAAATTCTACTGATTTTAGTACTCTCCGTCACCACGCTGACCGCCTTTGCACAGGACGGCGGCGTCAGGGGCAGGGTCGTTTCGCGTGCGGGGCGTGTGGCCCTCGACGGCGTGAAGGTTACGATGACGCCGGGCGACGTGATCGTGATGTCCGATGAGCGGGGTAATTTCCTCATCGAGAATGTCCCTGCGGGCGAATACTCGCTGCAGTTCGAGACCCCCGAGTTCGAACCCCTCGCCATCGCCGTGCGCGTGGGTTCGCAGGTGCGCGACATCAATGCGGTCGTGTTGGTGCCCGACGTGCCCCGGCAGATGATCGACGACGCCGTGTTCGCGGAGTTCGACATGGAGACCGTCGACGATGCGCAGGCATTGCCTACGTCGCTCTCGGCCTCTAAGGACATCTTCAACAACATCGCGTCCTACAAGTTCAGTGAGATGCGCTTCAACGTCCGCGGTTACGATTCGCAGTACCAGGACGTCTACATGAACGGCATCCGGCTCAACGACGCCCTCACGGGCTATACGCCGTGGTCGCTGTGGAGCGGCCTGAACGACGCCACACGTAACCAGGAGGTGACGTCGGGTATCGTGGCCTCGGACGTCGGGCTGGGCGGCATCGGCGGTACGACCAACATCATCACCAGCCCGTCGCAGATGCGCAAGGGGTTGCGTGCCAGCCTCGTGAACGGCAATTCGATGTACCGTTTCCGTGCAATGGTCACCTATGCCTCGGGCTATCAGGACAACGGCTGGTCGTATGCCTTTTCGGTTTCGACCCGCCAGGGCGGCAACTCCTATGTCGACGGCGTTTACTACAATGCGTTCGGTTATTTCGCCGCCGTCGAAAAGCAGTTCGGCCAGCGCCACCGCCTGGCGCTGACCCTGTTGGGTGCCCCCACCGAACGCGGTGCGCAACAGGCCGCCACGCAGGAGGCCTACGACCTGGTAGGCAACAACTATTACAACCCCAACTGGGGCTGGCAGGACGGCAAGAAGCGCAATGCCCGCGTGCGTAACAACCACGAACCCATCGTGATGCTCAACTACACGTTCGACATCTCCGACCGTTCGAAGCTGGAGCTGGCCACGGCGCTGCGCTTCGGCAGGAACGGCTACTCGGCACTGACGTGGCAGAACGGCCCAGACCCGCGCCCCGACTACTATCGTTACCTGCCGAGCTATTTCGCACTCGACAAGAACTATGTCGGTGCCGCATGGCAGCAGGTCTACTGGCAGGCCAACTACCAGAACATCCGCCATTTCGACTGGGAGCAGATGTACCAGACCAACTATAATCAGAACGATCCCCTCGACGAGCAGATCTACGGCCCCGGCCGGCGGTCTAACTACATGGTCGAGGAGCGCCATACCGACCAACTGGACTGGAACCTCGTGGCCAGTTTTTCGCATATCTTCCGCGACGATTCCAGGATCAACGGCGGACTTTCGCTGCGCCGTAACCGTACGGAGTACTACTCGCAGGTGAAAGACCTCCTGGGGGGAGACTATTGGGCCGACATCGACAAATTCGCCGAACGCGATTTCGGTTCGAATACGCAGGCCTACCAGAACAACCTCGACTATTACAACAAGTACGGCCATGCGCATGCCGCCAAGGTGGGCGATAAGTACAGCTACGATTACTATGCCCACGTGCTCAGCACCCGGGCGTGGGCATCGTACGGCTTCAACGTCGGCGGCTTGGGCATCACCGTGGGCGGCGAAGTGGGCTATGCGAAACTTTGGCGCGAGGGTTTGTGGCGCAAGGGGCTCTTCCCCGACAATTCGAAGGGCGACTCCCGAAAACTGGATTACCTGACCTACAAGGCCAAGGGTAACTTCTCATACCGCTTCTCCGCGGCGCATGCCGTCGAGGCGAACGTCGTCTACATGCAGGAAGCGCCCGAGTTCCAGTCCTCGTTCGTTTCGCCCCGTACGCGCAACACCACGACACCGGGGCTTTCGGCCGAGCGCGTCCTCGGCGTGGATGCGTCGTACAACCTGCGCTACGGCGATTTCAAGGCGCGCATTTCGGGCTATTATACCCGCATCTACGACCAGTCGAAGGTGATCTCCTATTACGACGACGTGGCCGCCACCTTCACCAATTTCGCCATGAGCGGCATCGACAAGGTGCATTTCGGCCTCGAGGCGGCCGTCTCGATCCCGATCTACCACACGCTCGCCCTGAACGGCGCCGTGAGCTGGGGACAATATACCTACGATTCGAACCCCTATTACCTGCAAACGCAGGACAACAGCGGCGATATCGTCTCCGACGGTTATGTCTACTGGAAGGATTTCCGGGTCGAGAGCACACCCCAGACGGCCGTCAACGTCGGCCTGTCGTGGCGCTCGAACAACAACATCTACCTCTCGGCCGACTTCAACTATTACAACAACATGTATCTCTCGATGAGCCCGATCTACCGTACCGACGCCGTAATCACGGGCGGCATGGCGCCCGGCGACATCGAACACCTGCGACGCCAGGAGAAGTTCGACTCGGCCTATACGCTCAATGCCAGTATCGGCAAGAACTGGTATATCCACCGCAAGTATACGCTGGGATTCAGCCTCGACGTCAAGAACATCCTGAACAATCAGGACATCAAGACCGGCGGCTATGAGCAGACACGCCTCTCGAAAAATACCGAGACCACCGTGACGACCTACCAGGCTTTCGACTCGAAGTATTTTTACATGTTCGGTACGACCTATTACCTCAATCTCTATTTCCGTTTCTGA